A region of the Fibrobacter sp. genome:
GCTTCGATATCGCGGAGTTTTATGCTGCCGCGCTTGATTTCGACGAGGCCCCTGGCCGAAAATTCGTGGAGCATGCGGGCGACCACCTCGCGGGCGGAATTCACGTCGCGAGCGATTTCTTCCTGGGTCTTCTTGACTTCGGCGCTGCCGGTGCTGTCGTATGCCGAAACGAGGTACATGGCAAGCCGCTGGTCAAAGTGCTTGAACAGCATGGCCTGTATGGCCCACACCGTTTGCGAGTAACGTTCGGTCTGCTTTTCGAAAACGAAAGCGCGCACGTAGATGTTCGATTCCATCAGGTTCACGCAAACAGAAGAGGGGATAACCAGGATGGCGGTTTCCCTTTCGGCGGTGACTTCGGTATCGAATGTCATTTGGCGAATCACGCACGATGCCGTCGACACGCACACCTCGCCTGCACCGGCACGGAAAAGCGTAATTTCGCGGCCTTCGTCCGACACCAGGCCAACGCGAACTTCCCCGCTCAAGATAAACACTATCCCGAGGCAAGAGGAACTGTTGCTGCTTACGAACTGGCCCTTGGCAAAGCGTTTTGTAACGGCACGCTGCGAAACCATCGCCTTCTCGGTCGGCGAAAGGTTTGCCCAAAAGGGGAGCCTGGGGAGTATCTGGCTTATCGGCTCGTTCATGCTGATAATATATAAAAAGGGTAAGGGGCTAAAATCTAGGGCAGGGAACCCACGCCGGAATCTCGCTCTTCGAACCTTTTATTTCGCCAACTACGGACGATTGCTTATTTATTGTTTTTTTTAGGCTTTTTGAGACTGCTTTATTGCCTTTTTGAGCGGCCTTACATACCAAACGCCAAAAATTTATCGAATAGTATGTAAAATTCACTCGATGACAGAAGAGAAAGGGAATGTTTTCCCTCTCCCTTACATACCAAAATGTTTTTTTTCGAGATTTGGTATGTAAAAATTGTCGCTGGTAGCAATTACTTTATATGTAATTTTCAGTTTTTTACATACTAAATCCCTTAAAAAAGGGAAATAGTATGTAAGGCGGCAAAAAATCAATTTTAAGACCTTGCGGCTCGCGGCCATAGCCACGAACCTCGAGTCTGAAGTCTATTTAAGCATCGCCAAGATCTGATCCTTGGGACGCACGCCTACGGAAGCGTTCACTACACGGCCATCCTTGACAACCACGAGCATGGGGATGCTCGAGACGTTAAAGATGGAAGCGAGTTCGGCTTCTTCGTCGACATTCACTTTGCAGACTTTTACCTCGCCCGCCTTCTCTTCGGCGATCTCGGAGATGACGGGGGAAAGCATTCTGCAGGGCCCGCACCAGCTTGCCCAGAAATCTATGAGGACCGGCTTGTCGGAGCGGAGCACTTCGCGCTCGAAGTTGTTTTTCGTTATGTTCAATTCGGCCATTTTACACCTCTTTTTTCTTTTTTACGCCTATATTTTACATAATGGGGTGCGCTTTTTCTGTGACTTAGTCACACTGGCCGAAATTTTTTTTGCAAGATTCTACATTTGCGCACATGAAACGCATAGAAGTCGTGGCAGGGATTATTTGCACCGAGGCGCCAGAAAGTTCGGGCACCAAGTATTTCGCCACGCAACGCGGGTACGGCGACTACAAGGACTTCTGGGAATTTCCAGGCGGCAAGATGGAACCCGGCGAAACGCCGCAACAGGCGCTGGCCCGCGAACTCAGGGAAGAACTCGCCGTCGACGTGAACGTGGGCGAATTTGTATGTACTGTGGAGTACGACTACCCGGCATTCCACCTGACGATGCACTGCTTTTACTGCACCATCGTGGGCGGCAAGGCGCCCGAGCTTTTGGAACACGAGGCGGCCAAGTGGCTTAGCGCCGCGGAACTGCGCAGCGTGAACTGGCTACCCGCCGACGTGGAAGTCGTCGACGCGATAGAAAAGACCACATAAAAACCCCCTGCTGATTCTATCGGCCTTGGCCTCCAGAATGACAGGGGATGATGGGGAAAATTAGCAGTGCACCAGGGTGCCGAGGTCGCCTTCGATGGCGGCGCGGGTCAGGTTGCCCTTTTCCATCTTGAAAACGAAGATGGGCATGTTGTTTTCCATGCAGAGCGCGACGGCTGCCGTGTCCATGACCTTGAGGCCGCGGGAAATGACTTCCTTGTAGCTGATGTCGTCGAAGCGCGTGGCGGTCGGGTCCTTGACCGGGTCTGCGGTGTAGATGCCGTCGACCTTGGTGGCCTTCATGATGACGTCGCATTCGCTTTCGATGGCACGGAGGGCGGCGCAGCTGTCCGTCGTAAAGAACGGGTTGCCCGTACCGGCGGAGAAGATGACCACGGAGCCCGCGGAGAGGAGTTTCAAAGCCTTGCGGCGGTCGAAGAATTCGCAAACCGGTTCCATGCGGATGGCGGACATCACCACGGAATCCACGCCCTGCTTGTCGAGGGCGTCTTGCATGGCGAGGCCGTTCATCACGGTGCCGAGCATTCCCATGGCGTCGCCCTGGGCGCGGTTCATGCCGCCAGCGGAAGCGGAAATTCCGCGGACGAGGTTGCCGCCGCCGATCACGAGCGCGACCTGCACGCCCTGCTTGACGATGGAGGCGATTTCGGATGCCATGTCGGAGAGAATCTGGTTGTCGATACCGTGGCCCTTTTCGCCTGCGAGGGCTTCGCCACTGAGCTTGAGAAGAATGCGCTTGAATTTGGACATAGCTATTTATCAGTCAATAGTTGTGAGTTGGGTTAATGCGCCGGAGCGCGATTGTCTAGCTAGATAATTTAAAAATATTTTGCGGGAGCCGAAAAAAAATCGTACTTGTTTTTGACCGATTAGGCAACCGCCCGAAAAAGAATGTATTTTACAAGAAGGTGTCAACCCAGGATGTTTCCATGAAAAACAGAATTCTCCCCCTCGGCCTCCTGCTGTTAACGTTCCCCACGATGCTTTTTGCGGACATCGTGTATCAGGGGAAAAGGGTGCAGTCCTGGCCCGAAGAGGCCATGCCCAGGTTCGACAACTCGCGCACAGCGCTTCTAAGGACGCAGGCGATAACCACAAAGAGCCACTACGCCGCGCCCAAGGGGAAAATCTACAGCCTCACCCTCCTCGTCGATTTCCCCGACAAGCCCGCCCCGGTCACGGTGAGCGAGGTCGAGGACTGGCTGAACAAGGAAGGG
Encoded here:
- a CDS encoding (deoxy)nucleoside triphosphate pyrophosphohydrolase, translated to MKRIEVVAGIICTEAPESSGTKYFATQRGYGDYKDFWEFPGGKMEPGETPQQALARELREELAVDVNVGEFVCTVEYDYPAFHLTMHCFYCTIVGGKAPELLEHEAAKWLSAAELRSVNWLPADVEVVDAIEKTT
- the trxA gene encoding thioredoxin, yielding MAELNITKNNFEREVLRSDKPVLIDFWASWCGPCRMLSPVISEIAEEKAGEVKVCKVNVDEEAELASIFNVSSIPMLVVVKDGRVVNASVGVRPKDQILAMLK
- a CDS encoding Crp/Fnr family transcriptional regulator yields the protein MNEPISQILPRLPFWANLSPTEKAMVSQRAVTKRFAKGQFVSSNSSSCLGIVFILSGEVRVGLVSDEGREITLFRAGAGEVCVSTASCVIRQMTFDTEVTAERETAILVIPSSVCVNLMESNIYVRAFVFEKQTERYSQTVWAIQAMLFKHFDQRLAMYLVSAYDSTGSAEVKKTQEEIARDVNSAREVVARMLHEFSARGLVEIKRGSIKLRDIEALRKIR
- the pyrH gene encoding UMP kinase; amino-acid sequence: MSKFKRILLKLSGEALAGEKGHGIDNQILSDMASEIASIVKQGVQVALVIGGGNLVRGISASAGGMNRAQGDAMGMLGTVMNGLAMQDALDKQGVDSVVMSAIRMEPVCEFFDRRKALKLLSAGSVVIFSAGTGNPFFTTDSCAALRAIESECDVIMKATKVDGIYTADPVKDPTATRFDDISYKEVISRGLKVMDTAAVALCMENNMPIFVFKMEKGNLTRAAIEGDLGTLVHC